The following coding sequences are from one Geothrix sp. window:
- the aat gene encoding leucyl/phenylalanyl-tRNA--protein transferase — MPVFRLTTKLIFPDPELAEDGLLAIGGDLSQERLLLAYRSGIFPWYGEGDPLLWWSPPERALLRPGHLHLSARTRRCLRLRPFEVRFDTAFEAVIGHCSRVPRPGQDGTWITPEMRSAYLDLHHAGYAHSVEAWRDGELRGGLYGVSLGGAFFGESMFSLEPEASRAALAALDARLAAWGFSLLDGQLPHEGLAGYGFQSVPRPLFLMELALALNAGDRMGPWSVQ, encoded by the coding sequence GTGCCTGTCTTTCGGCTGACGACGAAGCTGATCTTTCCGGACCCGGAGCTGGCCGAGGACGGGCTCCTGGCCATCGGCGGCGACCTCAGCCAGGAGCGCCTCCTGCTGGCCTACCGCAGCGGCATCTTCCCCTGGTACGGCGAAGGGGATCCCCTCCTCTGGTGGTCACCGCCGGAACGGGCCCTGCTCCGGCCCGGGCACTTGCACCTGTCCGCCCGGACCCGCCGCTGCCTGCGCCTGCGCCCCTTCGAGGTCCGCTTCGACACGGCCTTTGAAGCGGTCATCGGCCACTGTTCCCGGGTGCCTCGTCCCGGCCAGGATGGCACCTGGATCACGCCGGAGATGCGCTCGGCCTATCTGGATCTGCACCACGCCGGGTACGCGCACAGCGTGGAGGCCTGGCGGGATGGCGAGCTGCGCGGCGGGCTCTACGGCGTCTCCCTGGGCGGGGCCTTCTTCGGGGAGAGCATGTTCAGCCTGGAACCCGAGGCCAGCCGCGCGGCCCTGGCGGCGCTGGATGCGCGCCTGGCGGCCTGGGGCTTCAGCCTGCTGGATGGCCAGCTCCCCCATGAGGGGCTGGCCGGCTACGGCTTCCAGAGCGTGCCGAGGCCACTCTTCCTGATGGAGCTCGCCCTGGCGCTCAACGCCGGAGACCGCATGGGGCCTTGGTCAGTTCAGTAG
- the glgC gene encoding glucose-1-phosphate adenylyltransferase: protein MQTISESRLSPRHTIALVMAGGRGKRLMDLTDHYSKPGLDFGGKYRIIDFTLSNCVNSGFRRIMVLTQYNSHKLLEHLQFGWTFLPGKLNEYVHVLPAQQSFDKNAWYSGTADAVYQNMDNIQSANPKNVLILAGDHIYRMDYKVFLRDHLENQADMTIACLEVPRDAARGFGIAHVDDQDRIVSFVEKPDDPPAIPGKPDRAFASMGIYLFRAEFLYEQLRLDAEDPNSGHDFGKDIIPRIVAQARVFAHRFESSCIPNAGHPEPYWRDVGSVDSYWEANMDLTSVLPALNLYDEAWPITTHQEQLPPAKFVHAGEMRNGVALSSLVSGACVISGAHVHHSLLSSRVFVHSHARLDGAMILPNCDIGRHARLRRCIVARDCRIPEGLVVGEDPEEDSRRFYRTDAGVTLISQRMLDQLER, encoded by the coding sequence ATGCAGACGATCTCGGAATCGCGACTTTCCCCACGGCACACCATCGCCCTGGTGATGGCCGGCGGGCGCGGCAAGCGCCTGATGGACCTCACGGACCACTACTCCAAGCCCGGTCTCGATTTCGGCGGCAAGTACCGCATCATCGACTTCACGCTGTCGAACTGCGTGAACTCGGGCTTCCGTCGGATCATGGTGCTCACGCAGTACAACTCGCACAAGCTGCTCGAACACCTCCAGTTCGGCTGGACCTTCCTGCCCGGCAAGCTGAACGAGTACGTCCACGTGCTGCCGGCGCAGCAGAGCTTCGACAAGAACGCCTGGTACAGCGGCACGGCGGACGCCGTCTACCAGAACATGGACAACATCCAGTCGGCCAATCCCAAGAACGTGCTGATCCTCGCCGGGGACCACATCTACCGCATGGACTACAAGGTGTTCCTCCGGGACCACCTGGAAAACCAGGCGGACATGACCATCGCCTGCCTGGAGGTGCCCAGGGATGCGGCACGGGGCTTCGGGATCGCCCATGTGGACGACCAGGACCGCATCGTGTCCTTCGTGGAGAAGCCAGACGATCCCCCGGCGATTCCCGGGAAACCGGACAGGGCCTTCGCCTCCATGGGGATCTACCTCTTCAGGGCGGAGTTCCTGTACGAGCAGCTGAGGCTGGATGCCGAGGATCCGAACTCAGGCCATGACTTCGGCAAGGACATCATCCCCAGGATCGTGGCCCAGGCCCGGGTCTTCGCCCACCGCTTCGAGAGCAGCTGCATCCCGAATGCCGGGCACCCGGAGCCCTACTGGCGGGACGTGGGCAGCGTGGATTCCTACTGGGAGGCCAACATGGACCTCACCAGCGTGTTGCCTGCGCTCAACCTCTACGACGAGGCCTGGCCCATCACCACCCACCAGGAGCAGCTGCCGCCCGCGAAGTTCGTCCATGCCGGCGAGATGCGCAACGGCGTGGCGCTCTCCAGCCTGGTGTCCGGCGCCTGCGTCATCTCCGGTGCCCACGTGCACCACTCCCTGCTCTCCAGCCGGGTCTTCGTGCATTCCCACGCCCGCCTGGACGGCGCCATGATCCTGCCGAACTGCGACATCGGCCGCCATGCCCGCCTGCGCCGCTGCATCGTGGCCCGGGACTGCCGCATCCCGGAGGGGCTGGTGGTGGGCGAGGATCCGGAAGAGGACAGCCGGCGCTTCTACCGCACGGACGCTGGCGTTACGCTGATCTCCCAGCGGATGCTGGATCAGCTGGAGCGCTAG